A stretch of Labrus mixtus chromosome 7, fLabMix1.1, whole genome shotgun sequence DNA encodes these proteins:
- the LOC132977804 gene encoding E3 ubiquitin-protein ligase DTX3L-like — protein sequence MSETEEQMDDEAQVTLSVQWSEGRQPLRSDRKLELALQTWVNKNKMNGNYSVSKVLEDGRAVIKIKPSPALSDLQKLCGQTLNVKDGKPVKVMYIILTPPGLEEASSGPELNRKSGYNTHNTEEPKGEGATAGDTKEENCSICMDTFRKKKQLKCKHEFCEACLEHSKKIFGPCCPLCKDVFGKMEGDQPDGKMTWRSGPTPLPGYSQCGCIIINYWIPGGIQTEKHPNPGKRYEGISREAYLPDNKEGNEVLRLLQKAFDQKLIFTVGMSRTTGKENQVTWNDIHHKTSTSGGPQCFGYPDPGYLSRVRDELKVKGIV from the exons ATGTCAGAAACAGAGGAACAAATGGAC GATGAAGCTCAAGTCACTCTATCTGTCCAGTGGTCAGAGGGACGTCAGCCACTGAGGAGTGATAGAAAACTAGAGCTGGCTCTTCAGACATGggtcaataaaaacaaaatgaatggaAACTACTCAGTTTCCAAAGTCTTAGAAGATGGGAGAGCTGTGATTAAGATTAAACCAAGTCCAG cccTGAGTGACCTTCAGAAACTTTGTGGACAAACACTGAATGTCAAAGATGGCAAACCAGTGAAAGTTATGTATATTATACTGACACCACCAGGGCTGGAAGAGGCATCCAGTGGACctgaattaaacagaaaatcaggatacaacacacacaacactgaggAACCTAAAGGAGAGGGAGCCACAGCAGGAGACACCAAAGAAGAAAACTGTTCGATATGCATGGACACATtcagaaagaagaaacagctgAAGTGCAAACATGAGTTTTGTGAGGCATGCCTGGAACATTCAAAGAAAATTTTTGGACCCTGCTGCCCTTTGTGCAAAGATGTCTTTGGTAAGATGGAGGGAGACCAGCCGGATGGAAAAATGACATGGAGATCAGGTCCCACGCCCCTCCCTGGATACTCACAGTGTGGCTGTATAATCATCAACTATTGGATTCCAGGTGGAATACAGACG GAAAAGCATCCGAATCCTGGAAAGCGCTATGAGGGCATCTCCAGAGAAGCATATCTGCCGGACAATAAAGAGGGCAATGAAGTGCTGCGCCTGTTGCAGAAAGCTTTTGATCAGAAGCTCATTTTCACTGTCGGGATGTCAAGGACAACCGGGAAGGAGAACCAGGTGACTTGGAACGATATTCACCACAAAACTTCAACCTCAGGAGGACCACAATG TTTTGGGTATCCTGATCCTGGTTACCTGAGCAGAGTCCGAGACGAGCTGAAAGTTAAAGGCATCGTGTGA
- the LOC132977810 gene encoding E3 ubiquitin-protein ligase DTX3L-like, with the protein MSETEEQMDDEAQVTLSVQWSEGRQPLRSDRKLELALQTWVNKNKMNGNYSVSKVLEDGRAVIKIKPSPALSDLQKLCGQTLNVKDGKPVKVMYIILTPPGLEEASSGPELNRKSGYNTHNTKEPKGEGATAGDTKEENCSICMDTFRKKKQLKCKHEFCEACLEQSKKIFGPCCPLCKDVFGKMEGDQPDGKMTWRSGPTPLPGYSQCGCIIINYWIPGGIQTEKHPNPGKRYEGISREAYLPDNKEGNEVLRLLQKAFDQKLIFTVGMSRTTGKENQVTWNDIHHKTSTSGGPQYFGYPDPGYLSRVRDELKVKGIV; encoded by the exons ATGTCAGAAACAGAGGAACAAATGGAC GATGAAGCTCAAGTCACTCTATCTGTCCAGTGGTCAGAGGGACGTCAGCCACTGAGGAGTGATAGAAAACTAGAGCTGGCTCTTCAGACATGggtcaataaaaacaaaatgaatggaAACTACTCAGTTTCCAAAGTCTTAGAAGATGGGAGAGCTGTGATTAAGATTAAACCAAGTCCAG cccTGAGTGACCTTCAGAAACTTTGTGGACAAACACTGAATGTCAAAGATGGCAAACCAGTGAAAGTTATGTATATTATACTGACACCACCAGGGCTGGAAGAGGCATCCAGTGGACctgaattaaacagaaaatcaggatacaacacacacaacaccaagGAACCTAAAGGAGAGGGAGCCACAGCAGGAGACACCAAAGAAGAAAACTGTTCGATATGCATGGACACATtcagaaagaagaaacagctgAAGTGCAAACATGAGTTTTGTGAGGCATGCCTGGAACAATCAAAGAAAATTTTTGGACCCTGCTGCCCTTTGTGCAAAGATGTCTTTGGTAAGATGGAGGGAGACCAGCCGGATGGAAAAATGACATGGAGATCAGGTCCCACGCCCCTCCCTGGATACTCACAGTGTGGCTGTATAATCATCAACTATTGGATTCCAGGTGGAATACAGACG GAAAAGCATCCGAATCCTGGAAAGCGCTATGAGGGCATCTCCAGAGAAGCATATCTGCCGGACAATAAAGAGGGCAATGAAGTGCTGCGCCTGTTGCAGAAAGCTTTTGATCAGAAGCTCATTTTCACTGTCGGGATGTCAAGGACAACCGGGAAGGAGAACCAGGTGACTTGGAACGATATTCACCACAAAACTTCAACCTCAGGAGGACCACAATA TTTTGGGTATCCTGATCCTGGTTACCTGAGCAGAGTCCGAGACGAGCTGAAAGTTAAAGGTATCGTGTGA